A single window of Pseudarthrobacter psychrotolerans DNA harbors:
- a CDS encoding acetylxylan esterase, giving the protein MAFFDWPQDRLISYLPEREEQPDFDDFWQATLDEAASHPLNATFTPWSGGLDTVDVFDVEFSGFHGQRVKAWLLLPRHRSGKLPGLVQYIGYGGGRGIPYERLAYSAAGYAHLVMDNRGQGGGGKTTADTHDREVSGTAPASPGYLTRGIDDPANHYYRRLITDAVRAVDALAAHPDVDSTRIGVVGGSQGGGLALAVGGLREDLRAVVADVPFLCHYRRASQVTDAGPYWEVARYLAGNRFEVENVIRTLSYFDGVNFASRATAPGWLSVGLMDKICPPSTVYAAFNHYAADKDLAVFPYNGHEGGGDYGLPRKLAALESSLR; this is encoded by the coding sequence ATGGCATTCTTTGATTGGCCGCAGGATCGTCTCATTTCCTATCTTCCCGAGCGCGAAGAGCAGCCGGACTTCGATGACTTCTGGCAGGCAACCCTCGACGAAGCAGCCAGCCACCCCTTGAATGCAACATTCACGCCGTGGTCCGGCGGCCTGGATACCGTTGACGTCTTCGATGTTGAGTTTTCGGGATTCCACGGCCAGCGCGTCAAGGCGTGGCTGTTGCTGCCCAGGCACCGCAGCGGCAAGCTTCCCGGCCTTGTGCAGTACATCGGATACGGCGGCGGCCGGGGCATTCCCTACGAGCGGCTGGCCTACAGCGCTGCCGGCTACGCCCATCTGGTGATGGACAACAGGGGCCAGGGCGGCGGCGGGAAGACCACAGCGGACACGCACGACCGTGAAGTTTCCGGGACCGCCCCCGCATCGCCGGGTTACCTGACCAGGGGCATCGATGACCCGGCCAACCACTATTACCGGAGGCTCATCACGGACGCGGTCCGGGCCGTGGACGCCCTCGCCGCACACCCTGACGTTGACTCCACGCGGATCGGCGTCGTCGGCGGCAGCCAGGGCGGAGGCCTGGCCCTGGCCGTCGGCGGCCTGCGCGAGGACCTTCGTGCAGTTGTGGCCGATGTGCCCTTCCTCTGCCATTACCGCCGGGCGAGCCAGGTCACCGACGCCGGACCCTATTGGGAAGTTGCCCGGTATCTGGCCGGAAACCGCTTCGAAGTCGAAAACGTCATCCGGACCCTGTCCTACTTCGACGGTGTGAACTTCGCTTCTCGCGCCACGGCACCAGGTTGGCTGTCGGTGGGCCTGATGGACAAAATCTGTCCGCCGTCCACGGTCTACGCCGCATTCAACCACTACGCGGCGGACAAAGACTTGGCCGTGTTCCCGTACAACGGCCACGAAGGCGGCGGGGACTACGGCCTTCCGCGAAAGCTCGCCGCCCTCGAGTCGTCGCTGCGATAA
- a CDS encoding MFS transporter, translating to MPPPADGEPAGTSKALWVLYADTFIMAVGFYMLIPLLAFHLLEDLSLTIAFVGVLTAVRSASQNGLMPLSGWVADLIDYKKAIAVGVLVRAGGFAMLGTVDSVPLLVAASILSGLGGALFHPASYAAYTALAEGRDSVRVYSTREMISNLGFVIGPMIGGLLAGFDFKWVSLGAALLFLVAFIFTVAGLPAGLSARNPSASGIRDVLSNHGFLRYCALASALWLLASQLYLVVPIRAGDVLPGPVGVGLVYTAAAVLMVVTMLPLTAFVSRRLSARAILGAGALSLGAGIAVMGLWGTTAGLLVGVGLFTVGQMLSQPVMNAVVADFARGGSIASHFGVFGLAQAAGSVVGNLVGGLLYTIAGEASAVALVPWFVFFGWGGLVAIAFWTRGPRPVQ from the coding sequence GTGCCGCCTCCAGCGGACGGCGAACCAGCGGGCACATCCAAGGCGTTGTGGGTGCTTTATGCGGACACCTTCATCATGGCCGTTGGCTTCTACATGCTCATCCCGCTGCTGGCCTTCCATCTGCTCGAAGACCTCTCGCTCACGATCGCGTTCGTCGGAGTTCTCACGGCAGTGCGGTCCGCGTCCCAGAACGGGCTTATGCCGCTATCCGGCTGGGTCGCCGACCTCATTGACTACAAAAAGGCCATCGCGGTGGGGGTGCTGGTCCGCGCCGGCGGGTTCGCCATGCTCGGGACCGTCGATTCGGTGCCGCTGCTGGTTGCCGCTTCCATCCTTTCCGGACTTGGCGGGGCCCTGTTCCACCCGGCCAGCTACGCGGCCTACACCGCCCTCGCAGAAGGCAGGGACTCGGTGCGCGTTTATTCGACGCGCGAAATGATCTCAAACCTGGGGTTCGTTATTGGACCCATGATCGGCGGCCTCCTGGCCGGATTCGACTTCAAATGGGTCAGTCTGGGTGCCGCGCTGCTCTTTCTTGTCGCCTTCATTTTCACCGTTGCGGGGCTGCCTGCAGGACTTTCAGCACGGAATCCTTCCGCGTCCGGCATCCGTGACGTGCTGTCAAACCACGGGTTTCTTCGGTACTGTGCACTCGCCAGCGCCCTGTGGCTGCTCGCCTCGCAGCTCTATCTCGTCGTTCCCATCCGGGCGGGCGATGTACTCCCAGGACCCGTGGGCGTGGGCCTCGTCTACACCGCCGCCGCTGTTCTCATGGTCGTCACGATGCTTCCCCTGACCGCATTCGTATCCCGCCGTTTATCCGCACGGGCCATTCTGGGCGCCGGTGCTTTGTCCCTGGGTGCCGGCATCGCCGTCATGGGGCTGTGGGGCACAACGGCGGGGCTGCTCGTCGGAGTCGGTCTCTTCACTGTCGGCCAAATGCTGTCGCAGCCCGTTATGAATGCAGTCGTCGCAGACTTTGCCCGCGGTGGATCGATCGCCTCGCACTTCGGCGTTTTTGGCCTGGCCCAGGCCGCAGGCAGCGTCGTCGGCAATCTGGTTGGCGGCCTCCTTTACACAATTGCCGGTGAGGCTTCCGCTGTCGCGCTCGTGCCCTGGTTCGTGTTCTTCGGGTGGGGAGGTCTCGTCGCTATTGCGTTCTGGACCCGGGGTCCGCGGCCAGTGCAGTGA
- a CDS encoding serine hydrolase, with amino-acid sequence MDSTGSISPNRRTLLKAAGIGVAGVAAVPFLSSCTGESAQPASSASASLLPAPPRQVEPLLDRPKVTNALAKLDGLIRDAMESTGLPGMAVAVVYRDEVVYSKGFGVREVGKPEEIDPDTVFQVASVSKPLASTVVAGVVGVVGRQVINWTDAVIEHNKSFALKDDYVTRNAGFADLMSHRSGLKTGSGDLLEDLGFDRAYILGHLNQEPLDTFRASYNYSNFGYTEAGQAAADAMKMTWEDLADEILFRKLGMSASSYRHSDYERATNKAILHVPLGNKEWAAKYRRNADPQAPAGGASSSVRDLAQWLRLQLGNGSYEGNPVIDPAALQTTHVPHIVSGPASAPAARSRFYGLGWNVSYDDQARVQLGHSGAFNLGAATAVAMLPGEQLAIVALTNGRPQGIPEAIAAGFLDAAQHGSPTVDWLPFTAGAFKQIDESEKPEVDYTKTPPTPSPARANSAYTGTYDNSYYGQLVVLEEGGKLAMRMGPPGTPTTFPLTHFDGDTFSFESIGENANGLAGALFAAASSGSSPSVTLDFYDRTGLGTFMRAS; translated from the coding sequence ATGGACAGCACCGGTTCTATTTCCCCGAACCGACGTACGCTGCTGAAGGCGGCCGGGATTGGGGTGGCCGGTGTTGCCGCTGTCCCCTTCCTGTCCTCCTGCACCGGCGAATCCGCACAGCCTGCGTCATCGGCGTCGGCGTCACTGCTCCCGGCCCCGCCGAGACAGGTCGAACCGCTGCTGGACCGGCCGAAAGTCACAAATGCCTTGGCCAAGCTCGACGGATTGATCCGGGATGCCATGGAGAGCACCGGGCTGCCCGGGATGGCCGTAGCCGTGGTGTACCGGGACGAGGTGGTGTACTCCAAGGGCTTTGGAGTCCGGGAGGTTGGAAAGCCCGAGGAGATCGATCCTGACACAGTGTTCCAGGTGGCCTCTGTGTCCAAGCCCCTGGCGTCCACAGTGGTGGCAGGGGTGGTGGGGGTGGTGGGGCGGCAGGTCATCAACTGGACCGACGCCGTCATTGAACACAACAAGAGCTTCGCGCTCAAGGATGACTACGTCACGCGGAATGCGGGCTTTGCTGATCTGATGTCACACCGCAGCGGGCTGAAAACGGGTTCGGGTGACCTGCTGGAGGACCTCGGATTCGATCGGGCGTACATCCTCGGCCACCTCAATCAGGAGCCCCTTGATACGTTCCGGGCCAGTTACAACTACAGCAATTTCGGCTACACGGAAGCCGGCCAGGCAGCAGCCGATGCGATGAAAATGACCTGGGAAGACCTGGCCGACGAGATCCTGTTCCGGAAGCTGGGCATGTCCGCCAGCAGTTACCGTCACTCGGACTATGAGCGAGCCACGAACAAGGCCATCCTTCATGTGCCGCTCGGGAACAAGGAGTGGGCGGCGAAATACCGCCGCAACGCCGATCCCCAGGCTCCGGCCGGGGGTGCGAGTTCGTCGGTGCGGGACCTTGCACAATGGCTCCGGCTGCAGCTCGGAAACGGCAGTTACGAGGGCAATCCCGTTATTGATCCGGCTGCCCTCCAAACAACCCACGTGCCCCACATAGTCTCGGGTCCGGCGTCGGCTCCGGCTGCCCGGTCCCGTTTCTACGGGCTGGGCTGGAATGTCTCCTACGACGACCAGGCCCGGGTCCAGCTGGGACACTCCGGGGCCTTTAATCTTGGCGCAGCCACCGCCGTCGCGATGCTTCCAGGTGAACAACTGGCCATTGTGGCCCTGACCAACGGGCGCCCGCAGGGAATTCCTGAAGCAATCGCCGCTGGCTTTCTGGATGCAGCCCAGCACGGATCGCCCACGGTCGATTGGCTGCCATTCACTGCTGGCGCTTTCAAACAAATTGACGAGTCCGAGAAGCCTGAGGTCGACTACACCAAGACTCCGCCCACCCCCTCTCCTGCCAGGGCAAACAGTGCCTACACCGGCACCTATGACAACTCCTACTATGGGCAGCTTGTGGTCCTCGAAGAGGGCGGGAAACTGGCCATGAGAATGGGACCGCCCGGCACTCCCACGACTTTCCCGCTTACCCACTTTGACGGCGACACGTTCAGCTTCGAATCCATCGGAGAGAACGCCAACGGCCTGGCCGGGGCACTGTTTGCAGCAGCAAGCAGCGGCTCCTCGCCAAGCGTCACCCTGGACTTCTACGACAGGACCGGGCTCGGGACATTCATGCGGGCCTCGTAA
- a CDS encoding putative hydro-lyase, with protein MSQPHALLAPADARLKFRNGLVTPTAGWSDGYTQANLIAVPADYADEFIEFCRLNPKACPVIDIIPGGQYESALAPGSDIRTDIPAYRVWVDGELAAEVTDVASVWRDDMVGVLIGCSFTFEAALASAGIPLRHTETGRNVPMYRTTVECTPAGRIHGPMVVSMRPMLPELVETAIRVTSEVPKVHGSPVHVGSPEDLGIADINLPDFGDAVEIRPGEVPVFWACGVTPQSAVMASRPAFAISHAPGHMFITDVPESTYREPAGEPS; from the coding sequence GTGAGCCAGCCACACGCCCTCCTGGCCCCCGCCGACGCACGGCTGAAGTTCCGCAACGGCCTGGTCACCCCCACCGCTGGCTGGAGCGACGGCTACACCCAGGCGAACCTGATAGCGGTGCCGGCCGATTACGCGGATGAATTCATCGAATTCTGCCGGCTGAACCCCAAGGCCTGCCCCGTCATCGACATCATTCCGGGGGGACAGTATGAAAGCGCCCTGGCGCCCGGCTCCGATATCCGCACGGATATCCCCGCCTACCGGGTGTGGGTGGACGGCGAACTGGCCGCGGAGGTCACCGACGTCGCGTCTGTTTGGCGCGACGACATGGTGGGCGTCCTCATCGGCTGCAGCTTCACCTTCGAAGCGGCGCTCGCCAGTGCGGGGATCCCGCTGCGGCACACCGAAACCGGCCGCAACGTCCCCATGTACCGCACCACCGTGGAGTGCACCCCCGCCGGCAGGATCCACGGCCCCATGGTGGTCTCCATGCGTCCGATGCTGCCGGAGCTGGTTGAAACCGCCATCAGGGTCACGTCGGAAGTGCCGAAGGTCCACGGCAGCCCGGTCCACGTCGGGTCACCGGAGGACCTGGGCATTGCCGACATCAACCTCCCCGACTTCGGGGATGCGGTGGAGATCCGGCCAGGGGAGGTGCCGGTTTTCTGGGCCTGCGGCGTGACACCGCAGAGCGCAGTGATGGCCTCCAGGCCCGCCTTCGCCATCAGCCACGCTCCCGGGCACATGTTCATCACCGATGTTCCGGAAAGCACCTACCGGGAACCGGCGGGAGAGCCATCGTGA
- a CDS encoding MFS transporter encodes MAPVDSKPDSKPPVGRKDMYKAFAASLTGTALEFYDFAVYSAAAAIVFPLIFFPASDPVTGTLLAFSTYAVGYISRPVGGIIFGRLGDEIGRKKILVITLMLIGVATFLIGLLPTYDNIGVIAPAILVFLRFAQGVGVGGEWGGAVLLSSEFGDPNKRGFWASAAQIGPPAGNLMANGALAVLTLTLSEEDFLSFGWRIAFLISALLVAFGLWIRLKLEDTPIFKAMEARGDKPKAPIREVLATQRRPLIAAMLSRIGPDVLYAMCTVFTLTYGIQELGFDRGQVLVAVMVGSALQLFTMPLAGAISDRINRRLVYAVAAVGAAVWAYLFFIILAGRSPVMLIVGIVLGLLCHSFMYGPQAAFVVEQFSPRLRSTGSSLAYTFAGIIGGAIAPFMFTLLLSTYHSWVPVAIYLSVACLLTLVGLALGRDSNVAEDEAYLQTGQATAELVESK; translated from the coding sequence ATGGCCCCCGTTGACTCGAAGCCTGACTCGAAGCCCCCGGTGGGGCGCAAGGACATGTACAAGGCATTCGCGGCCAGCCTGACCGGAACCGCGCTGGAGTTCTACGACTTCGCGGTCTACTCCGCGGCGGCTGCGATCGTTTTCCCGCTCATCTTCTTCCCGGCCTCGGACCCGGTGACCGGTACCCTGTTGGCCTTCTCCACCTACGCCGTCGGTTACATCTCCCGTCCCGTTGGCGGCATCATCTTCGGCCGGCTCGGGGATGAGATCGGCCGCAAGAAGATCCTGGTCATCACGCTGATGCTGATCGGCGTGGCCACCTTCCTCATCGGCCTGCTGCCCACGTATGACAACATCGGCGTCATCGCCCCCGCCATCCTCGTGTTCCTCCGCTTCGCCCAGGGCGTCGGCGTCGGCGGCGAATGGGGCGGCGCGGTCCTGCTCTCCAGCGAATTCGGCGACCCGAACAAGCGCGGATTCTGGGCCTCTGCCGCACAGATCGGCCCGCCCGCCGGCAACCTCATGGCCAACGGCGCACTCGCCGTCCTCACCCTGACCCTGTCCGAAGAAGACTTCCTGAGCTTCGGCTGGCGCATCGCCTTCCTGATCTCCGCGCTGCTGGTGGCCTTCGGCCTCTGGATCCGGCTCAAGCTCGAGGACACCCCCATCTTCAAGGCCATGGAAGCCCGGGGCGACAAGCCCAAGGCCCCCATCCGCGAAGTGCTGGCCACCCAGCGCCGGCCCCTCATCGCGGCCATGCTCAGCCGCATCGGCCCGGACGTTCTCTACGCCATGTGCACCGTCTTCACGCTCACCTACGGCATCCAGGAGCTCGGCTTCGACCGCGGCCAGGTGCTCGTCGCCGTAATGGTCGGGTCAGCACTCCAGCTCTTCACCATGCCGCTCGCCGGGGCCATCTCCGACCGCATCAACCGCCGCCTGGTCTACGCAGTCGCCGCAGTTGGCGCCGCCGTCTGGGCCTACCTGTTCTTCATCATCCTCGCCGGTCGCTCACCGGTCATGCTGATCGTGGGCATCGTGCTGGGCCTGCTCTGCCACTCGTTTATGTACGGACCCCAGGCAGCGTTCGTCGTCGAGCAGTTCTCGCCGAGGCTCCGCTCCACCGGCAGCTCACTGGCCTACACCTTCGCCGGAATCATCGGCGGGGCCATCGCCCCGTTTATGTTCACGCTCCTGCTGAGCACCTATCACAGCTGGGTCCCGGTGGCCATCTACCTCAGCGTCGCCTGCCTCCTGACCCTCGTGGGCCTGGCCCTGGGCCGCGACTCCAACGTTGCCGAGGATGAGGCATACCTGCAGACCGGGCAGGCCACGGCTGAACTTGTGGAGTCCAAGTGA
- a CDS encoding response regulator: protein MTVDSKWSAPGGLDRPDVDAAKISGLPGNSGAAMTVLVVDDDEGSLLVAKAAVEKSGHRCIVAADGDTAWQLYLERRPQVVVSDLMMPGLDGFALCRAIRAAETSSYTYVVLLTSHGAQEDVLEGMRAGADDYVTKPLDPFVLHTRLLAARRVTALHGALADALDEAKGSNERLAEFTGRVSHDLRNPLTSILGYVELGAADAESGQTGEAAEYLEIVGSSARRMLSMVEELLAFAFIGGSLSRSRLSLAALVKEVADDLSLGLREAGAVVQCEDFDFDADESQMRVALQNLIQNAVAYRRPDVPPVISVTGQETGAGVVVRVEDNGKGIGAGDRRRVVEPLVRLHREGDPAGTGLGLATCARIAAAHGGRLEISPGPSSGTTVSVYLGAQ, encoded by the coding sequence ATGACAGTTGATTCGAAGTGGAGTGCGCCGGGCGGGCTGGACCGCCCCGACGTGGACGCCGCGAAGATTTCCGGGCTGCCGGGCAACTCCGGGGCCGCCATGACGGTGCTGGTTGTCGACGACGACGAAGGGTCCCTGCTCGTGGCGAAAGCCGCCGTCGAGAAATCCGGGCATAGATGCATTGTGGCCGCGGACGGCGACACGGCGTGGCAGCTTTACCTGGAGCGGCGTCCTCAGGTGGTGGTCAGCGACCTGATGATGCCCGGGCTCGACGGGTTTGCCCTGTGCCGGGCGATCCGGGCCGCCGAAACAAGCTCCTATACGTACGTTGTACTGCTGACCTCGCACGGCGCCCAAGAGGACGTGCTGGAAGGCATGCGGGCCGGGGCGGACGACTACGTGACCAAGCCGTTGGACCCTTTCGTCCTGCACACCCGCCTGCTGGCTGCCCGGCGGGTCACGGCACTCCACGGTGCCCTGGCCGACGCCCTGGATGAAGCCAAGGGCAGCAATGAACGGCTCGCTGAATTCACCGGCCGGGTCAGCCATGACCTCCGCAATCCGCTGACCTCCATCCTGGGTTATGTCGAGCTGGGTGCCGCGGACGCGGAATCGGGCCAGACAGGGGAGGCCGCAGAGTACCTGGAAATCGTGGGCAGCAGTGCGCGGAGGATGCTGTCCATGGTGGAGGAGCTGCTTGCGTTCGCGTTCATCGGCGGTTCGCTGTCCAGGTCCCGGCTGTCGCTGGCAGCCCTGGTGAAGGAAGTCGCCGATGACCTGAGCCTGGGCCTGCGGGAAGCCGGAGCGGTGGTGCAGTGTGAGGACTTTGATTTCGACGCTGACGAAAGCCAGATGCGGGTAGCGCTGCAGAACCTGATCCAGAACGCGGTGGCGTACCGCCGTCCGGATGTTCCCCCGGTCATCAGCGTCACCGGGCAGGAAACCGGAGCCGGCGTCGTGGTGCGGGTGGAGGACAACGGCAAGGGAATCGGCGCGGGGGACCGGCGCCGGGTGGTTGAACCGCTGGTCCGCCTGCACCGGGAAGGCGATCCTGCCGGCACGGGGCTGGGCCTGGCCACGTGTGCCAGGATCGCTGCCGCCCACGGGGGACGGCTGGAGATCTCTCCCGGCCCCAGCAGCGGGACCACCGTCAGCGTTTACCTCGGGGCGCAGTAA
- a CDS encoding LLM class flavin-dependent oxidoreductase produces the protein MNRPRPSGTAPFVLSVLDNALTGVGSSAQEALDEVISLARLADQRGYHRFWMSEHHAMPGASIPSPQLMVARLIGETEHIRLGAGGIMMPNHAPLAVAEQFGMLHALAPGRIDLGLGRAPGTDGATAAALRRHRTANDEFPEQIAELLGFMGNNFPHGHTYRDVPAVPGPWQAEQNRVPQAGPGADIWILGSSPYSAQLAARLGRPYAFALQFGSADVLNALRIYREQFRPSEFLGEPYSLVSVGAVADEDPVEARRQSATTAMGMLRMFQRKSFSIFSPEEVEAFEANFPERQILEEYTDRALHGTAAEVAAGLEELHAQTGFDEVMLVVQGHSRRTQARTVELIADHYDLALNNA, from the coding sequence ATGAATCGTCCACGCCCTTCCGGCACGGCCCCCTTCGTCCTGTCGGTGCTCGACAATGCGCTGACCGGCGTCGGCTCTTCGGCTCAGGAAGCCCTCGACGAGGTCATATCGCTTGCGCGTCTGGCCGACCAGCGCGGGTATCACCGGTTCTGGATGTCCGAGCACCACGCGATGCCCGGCGCCTCGATCCCGTCACCGCAGCTCATGGTGGCGCGGCTCATCGGCGAGACCGAGCACATCAGGCTCGGCGCGGGCGGAATCATGATGCCCAACCATGCGCCCCTGGCGGTCGCCGAGCAGTTCGGTATGCTCCACGCGCTCGCTCCGGGGCGGATCGATCTCGGCCTGGGGCGGGCTCCCGGTACCGACGGAGCCACTGCGGCGGCGCTGCGCCGTCATCGCACGGCGAACGACGAATTTCCCGAGCAGATCGCGGAGCTGCTTGGATTCATGGGGAACAACTTCCCGCACGGCCACACCTACCGGGATGTACCCGCCGTGCCGGGTCCCTGGCAGGCGGAGCAGAACAGGGTCCCGCAGGCCGGCCCCGGGGCTGATATCTGGATTCTGGGATCCTCGCCCTACTCGGCCCAGCTGGCCGCCCGGCTTGGCCGGCCGTATGCCTTCGCCCTGCAGTTTGGCAGTGCCGACGTCCTGAATGCCTTGCGGATCTATCGGGAGCAATTCCGCCCGTCGGAGTTCCTGGGCGAGCCGTACAGCCTGGTCAGCGTGGGTGCGGTTGCTGATGAAGATCCTGTCGAGGCGCGGCGCCAGTCGGCCACCACGGCCATGGGAATGCTGAGGATGTTCCAGCGCAAGTCCTTCTCGATCTTTTCCCCTGAAGAAGTGGAAGCCTTTGAGGCCAACTTCCCCGAGCGGCAGATCCTTGAGGAATACACCGACCGTGCACTTCATGGAACGGCGGCCGAGGTGGCAGCTGGGTTGGAGGAGCTTCATGCCCAAACGGGTTTCGACGAGGTGATGCTGGTTGTCCAAGGTCATTCGCGCCGTACCCAAGCACGCACAGTGGAGCTGATTGCAGATCACTACGACCTCGCCCTAAACAACGCCTGA
- a CDS encoding CGNR zinc finger domain-containing protein, with product MANSVVTLAAGQRADELDSPESATAWLITHDLAPKGTGLLAYCQLQLSDLRGHLREVLMSHTQGVAPDPGALDRLNRAMTAVPSAALLRYDAHEGLSRVASHPVTQLVDHAMAQIAEDAAALLTGPDAPRVARCASTPCDRFMVRTHARRQWCSTRCGARQRANRAYARKQVSATVPG from the coding sequence TTGGCCAACAGCGTCGTCACGCTCGCAGCCGGGCAACGGGCCGATGAGCTGGACAGCCCGGAAAGCGCCACCGCATGGCTCATTACGCATGATCTCGCGCCAAAAGGCACGGGTTTGCTGGCCTACTGCCAGCTTCAGCTCTCGGACCTGAGAGGGCACCTCCGGGAGGTGCTGATGTCGCACACCCAAGGCGTCGCTCCTGATCCCGGGGCCCTGGACAGACTCAACCGGGCCATGACCGCGGTCCCTAGCGCCGCGCTGCTGCGATACGACGCACATGAAGGGCTGAGCCGGGTTGCGAGCCATCCAGTGACACAGCTCGTCGATCACGCGATGGCGCAGATTGCGGAGGACGCAGCTGCGTTACTGACGGGGCCGGACGCGCCTCGCGTCGCGCGCTGCGCGTCCACACCGTGCGACCGGTTTATGGTCCGAACCCATGCGAGGCGGCAGTGGTGCTCTACACGTTGCGGCGCCAGGCAGCGGGCCAACCGCGCCTACGCCCGCAAACAGGTCAGCGCGACGGTTCCCGGTTGA
- a CDS encoding helix-turn-helix domain-containing protein, which translates to MFHLAVPQMVFDEVRRQGLAEWSTVLFSDQAGQVRTTEGYQLGEIQGPKAAEEADVVVVPSWFDDGRAPSDSLRLVLQDAHQRGAAILGLCLGAIPVADAGLLSGRRAVTHWQAFESLTVRHPDVFLDQTVLYVDHGDVLTSAGTASALDACLHLVRFRLGADAANQVARSLVIAPHREGGQAQYIEHPVPPRSLDDPMARLLEWALGRLGEHLSIDRLATQAHMSRRTFVRAFRATTGTTPSAWIRTRRLDAARRLLETTDLSVDQVAADCGFGSAVTLRQNFATAFSTTPTEYRRHFDARLNREPSR; encoded by the coding sequence ATGTTTCACCTCGCCGTGCCACAGATGGTTTTCGACGAAGTCAGGCGTCAGGGGCTCGCTGAATGGAGCACCGTTCTCTTCTCCGACCAGGCGGGACAGGTTCGTACAACCGAGGGTTATCAGCTCGGAGAGATTCAGGGCCCTAAAGCCGCAGAAGAAGCGGACGTTGTGGTGGTGCCCTCATGGTTCGACGACGGCCGCGCTCCCAGCGATTCGCTGCGCCTGGTGCTTCAGGACGCACACCAGCGCGGTGCGGCAATCCTCGGACTCTGTCTCGGCGCTATCCCCGTAGCCGATGCCGGTTTGCTTTCGGGGCGCCGTGCAGTCACGCACTGGCAAGCCTTCGAGTCCCTCACTGTCCGGCACCCTGATGTTTTCCTCGATCAAACGGTGCTCTACGTCGATCACGGTGACGTTTTGACCTCGGCCGGCACGGCATCAGCACTGGATGCGTGCCTGCATCTTGTGCGGTTTCGTCTCGGGGCAGACGCGGCGAACCAAGTGGCACGCAGTCTCGTCATCGCCCCGCACCGGGAGGGCGGACAGGCCCAGTACATCGAACACCCTGTGCCCCCGCGCTCCTTGGATGACCCGATGGCGCGCTTGCTCGAATGGGCTTTGGGCCGCCTGGGCGAACACCTCAGCATCGATCGCCTCGCCACCCAAGCGCACATGAGTCGTCGAACCTTTGTCCGCGCGTTCCGGGCAACAACAGGGACCACCCCGTCGGCCTGGATTCGCACCCGGCGACTCGACGCTGCCCGGCGGCTACTCGAAACCACCGACCTGTCCGTTGATCAGGTTGCGGCTGACTGCGGTTTCGGCAGCGCTGTGACCCTCCGACAGAACTTCGCAACAGCCTTTTCCACCACCCCCACGGAATACAGGCGCCACTTCGACGCCCGACTCAACCGGGAACCGTCGCGCTGA
- a CDS encoding isochorismatase family protein has protein sequence MSTPRRALILIDVQQQYFSGPLEIQYPPHQESLPMIARAVDAATAAGIPIAAVQHSAGEGAPVFAPGTAEFELHPDIERRRTDAWKGVVKQYGSVYAGTDLTDWLRQQDIDTVTLVGYMTNNCVLASAVEAEFFGFNTEVLSDATGAINLANDAGFADAKTVHTTLLALLNSNWAAVSTTDSWADALQAQQALKKSDLGSSAMAGAARMTLA, from the coding sequence ATGAGCACCCCTCGTCGCGCACTCATCCTCATCGACGTCCAGCAGCAGTATTTCAGCGGACCTCTCGAGATCCAGTATCCACCGCACCAGGAGTCCCTACCCATGATCGCCCGAGCTGTCGACGCCGCCACTGCCGCCGGGATCCCCATTGCGGCAGTACAACACAGTGCAGGTGAAGGCGCCCCGGTCTTTGCGCCTGGCACAGCTGAATTCGAACTTCACCCCGACATCGAACGCCGCAGAACCGATGCATGGAAGGGAGTCGTGAAACAGTACGGCTCCGTCTACGCAGGCACTGATCTCACCGATTGGCTGCGCCAGCAAGACATCGACACCGTCACCCTTGTCGGCTACATGACAAACAACTGCGTCCTCGCTTCGGCCGTTGAAGCGGAGTTTTTCGGCTTCAACACTGAAGTTCTCTCAGATGCCACGGGGGCCATCAACCTCGCCAACGACGCAGGCTTCGCGGACGCAAAGACAGTGCACACAACCTTGCTCGCCCTGTTGAACTCAAACTGGGCCGCCGTCAGCACTACTGATTCCTGGGCCGATGCCCTCCAAGCCCAGCAGGCTCTGAAGAAGAGTGATCTTGGCAGCTCCGCGATGGCCGGGGCTGCACGCATGACGCTGGCATAA